The DNA region CGTTTGCCTTCGATCGAGGCGGTGAGTGCGCTGCCTTCGCCGCAGACGAAAGCGCCGGCGCCTTTATTGATCTTAATGTCGAATTTTTTGCCGGTGCCTAGGATGTTTTCGCCTAAGAGCCCGTAAGCGCGCGCTTCCTCAATCGCTGTTTCCAAGCGGCTGATCGCCAACGGATATTCAGCACGCACGTAAATGTAACCGGCTTCCGCGCCGCAGGCGATGCCGGCAATCATCATGCCTTGCAGCATTCGATGCGGGTCGCCTTCCATGATGCTGCGATCCATAAATGCGCCGGGATCGCCTTCGTCACCGTTGCAGACGACATATTTAACAGGTTCCGATTGCTTTTTGACCTGCGACCATTTGCGTCCGGCCGGATAACCGCCGCCGCCGCGGCCACGCAGACCGGAAGCGTCGATTTCCTGAATGACTTCATCCGGACTCATTTCAAACAAGACCTTTTCTAATGCACGGTAACCGCCTAAGGCAAGATATTCGTTGATTGAAGTGGCGTCGATCTGGCCGCAGTGGTCGAGTACGATGCGGGTTTGCTTTTTGTAGAAGGGGATTTCTTCCTGCGTTTGGTAAGTCTTTGCAACTTGTTTGTAAGCCAGGCGGTCTATAAAGTTGTCGCCTACGATTGATGCTTCGACAATTTCGAGGCAATCCTCCGCTTGGACTTTGATGTATAACCAACCTGCCGGATCGATTCGAACCAGCGGTCCCATCTCGCAAAAACCATGGCAACCGCTTTTCTTTACGCCGACAGAATGATCGTGGGGTTCTTTTTCTAACTTTACTTCGCAATGTAAACCTTGCGCTGCAATCAGTTCGGTCAATTTATCGTAAATTTCCAATGCGCCGCCGGCTACACAGCCGGTTCCGGCGCAGACGAGGATTTTTTTCTTTTGGTTGTCTAAAGCCTGTTGATAGATTTCTCGCGTATGCTGCAAATCGGCACGGTTACGAAGCATGTTCTTCTTCCTCCTTCAGCTTGGCAATCAGTTGGCTGGCTTTTTCCGGCGTCATCGCGGCATGAACCTGTTCGTTGAGCGTGATAACCGGCGCAAGACCGCAAGCGCCGAGACAGGATACGGTTTCTACCGTGAACATCAGGTCGTCGGTCGTTTTTTTCTCGGCGGACAACCCAAGCTCTTTGCGTAGCCGTTCAAGAATCGGAATCGATTTTCGAACATGACAAGCCGTACCATCGCAAATTTTGAACACGTATTTCCCTTTGGGCTCCAGTGAGAAATTTTCGTAAAAGGTGGCCACACTATAAATTTTTGCGGTACTGATTCCGAGTTTTTTTGACAGATAGGGGAATACGGCGCGAGGAACGTAACGATACTTAGCCTGCGTGTCGTGCAAAATGGCAATGATGTTACGCGCTTCGGCTCCATGTCGGGCAATGATTTCATCCATTTCTCTAAAATCGCTGATTTCGTGCACGGTTAAACCTCCCTAGATACAAGCAAATTTAAATGAACAATGTATACATTATACATTGATAAACTGAAAAATACAAAATGTTTTTATTATGTAAAATATTCAATAAGATTACGACATGGAAGACTGGTTTCTTTGTCGGAGAGGATGATTTTTTTTACTGCGCGTACCAATATAGGCATTGCCTGAAAAAATAGATGAGGAAGCAAAAAAATAGCGGTGCAAATAAATAAGGTGACAAGGAATATTCTGCCAAGTACGACAAAAAGTGATATAAATTGACGAACTGCAAAGATAGTGTTTTAATTATAGGAGAAAAGTCCTAATTTGAGTGGGACTTGTGGGGAAAAGCAAGAAGGCAGTTTTTTTAGGCGGACTGTTTTAAGAAACGCAGCCTTAAGTATCGGGAGGAATTATCATGCAAAGCAATAAGGTGGAAAAGGATATGGCAGTGCAACTACGATGGCTAAGAGAAGAGGTGCAGAAACTTAACAAGGAAGAGAAAGAAGCGGTGCGCAAAGAAATTTGCCACTTGTTTAACATAGAAGAGACGACAATATCAAAACCGTAAAGTGAAATCGAATGCAAGGCTGCAATGAGGGCAGCACAGAAAAAAACTGCTATGCATCAAAAAAGGATGCGGGCAGGTTTTTTAGCTGTAATGCAAGGATGAGTGTTTGGATTAGCTTTAGTTTTCAATGAAAAAAGCAGTCATAAAGCTTTGACACCTCATAAAATATATGGCATAATTACTCCATACCTACCGGTAGGTATGGAGGGGGAGATTTATGAAAACGAAAATTACCATTGCGGCATTGCGTTTGTTTTTATCGCGTGGTTACAAATACGTTTCGATCGTTGACGTGGCGAAGGAAATGGATATAACCAAGGGCGGCGTATATCATTATTTTGAAAGCAAGGATGAATTGCTGCATGCATCCGTTGATTTTTTATTTTCAAATCTGAAGAAAAAGTTTCTTGCTTTGTTTAGCGCAGATAAAAAAATACGCGAGGCCCTATATGAAATCGTAGTGGAACAAAGTATAGAAAAATATATTGAGGTTTTGCTGAATGCCGAGTCTGCAAAAGAAATCGGCGGAAATGAGAATTTTATTTTGGAAGTCATGCAAAATTTCCCTGAAATGCGCAATCGAATTGATAAGGATCATGAGGATATTTGCCAATGCATCGAAGTGAATTTGAAAAAGGGAATGGAGAACGGCGAAGTGCGCAGTGACCTGGATGCGAAAGCGTTAGCGCTTGTCATATGGAGTATGCTGCATGGACAGCGTGCGATTTGCGTAGCGGAGAAGAGGGAAGAAATGCGACGCCAGATTGTGGACTGCATCGGAAAAATGTTAGATGCGTGAGGGCTGTTGCAACGGTATATCTTTTTGTAAGTGATACATACCGCCTGGTCGGTATGTTGAGATGAAATAAAAATGGAGCGGAATGTTATATGAAAAAAATAAACTATAAGTATTGGATTCTTCCGGCTGTCTTATTTATCGTGCTGGCCCTTTTAATAAAAAGCAATGTGATCTATGGCAAAGAGGCGAAAAGCAATGATAGCGGAACTGACGTCAGCGTGAAAGTGATCACGGCGCAATACGGTGCAGCCGTCCCTCAGCTGAAACTGAGCGGATCGATTGAAGGCAAGACTTCGGCGGCGATCAGCGCCAAGATTGCCGGACGGATTGAGCAGGTGTTGGTTAAACAGGGGCAGCATGTCCGTGCCGGTGAGGTGCTGGTGAGACTGGAAAGCGTTGAGTTGGCAAACTCATTACGCACGGCGCAGCAAGCTGTTAAAAAAGCGCAAATCGAATATGAATTGCAGATTAACGACTATCAACGTTATAAGACGCTGTATGAGCAACATGCCGTAGCCAAACAGAC from Azotosporobacter soli includes:
- the nuoF gene encoding NADH-quinone oxidoreductase subunit NuoF; the protein is MLRNRADLQHTREIYQQALDNQKKKILVCAGTGCVAGGALEIYDKLTELIAAQGLHCEVKLEKEPHDHSVGVKKSGCHGFCEMGPLVRIDPAGWLYIKVQAEDCLEIVEASIVGDNFIDRLAYKQVAKTYQTQEEIPFYKKQTRIVLDHCGQIDATSINEYLALGGYRALEKVLFEMSPDEVIQEIDASGLRGRGGGGYPAGRKWSQVKKQSEPVKYVVCNGDEGDPGAFMDRSIMEGDPHRMLQGMMIAGIACGAEAGYIYVRAEYPLAISRLETAIEEARAYGLLGENILGTGKKFDIKINKGAGAFVCGEGSALTASIEGKRGMPRVKPPRTVEQGLFGKPTVLNNVETFANVPLIIQKGADWYKSIGTENSSGTKAFALTGNIQNTGLIEVPMGTTLREVIFDIGGGMRDGAAFKAVQIGGPSGGCLTSEHLDLPLDFDSLKKAGAMIGSGGLVVMDEHTCMVEIARFFMNFTQHESCGKCVPCREGTKRMLQILEGIVAGQGTLEDIDMLLELADMITSTTLCGLGKSAAFPVVSTIKYFRDEYESHVLEKRCPAKVCQKLKRIHIEAELCRGCSKCARLCPVNAISGTIKQPFTIDADTCVKCGACLESCAFNAIKED
- a CDS encoding NAD(P)H-dependent oxidoreductase subunit E, which codes for MHEISDFREMDEIIARHGAEARNIIAILHDTQAKYRYVPRAVFPYLSKKLGISTAKIYSVATFYENFSLEPKGKYVFKICDGTACHVRKSIPILERLRKELGLSAEKKTTDDLMFTVETVSCLGACGLAPVITLNEQVHAAMTPEKASQLIAKLKEEEEHAS
- a CDS encoding TetR/AcrR family transcriptional regulator → MKTKITIAALRLFLSRGYKYVSIVDVAKEMDITKGGVYHYFESKDELLHASVDFLFSNLKKKFLALFSADKKIREALYEIVVEQSIEKYIEVLLNAESAKEIGGNENFILEVMQNFPEMRNRIDKDHEDICQCIEVNLKKGMENGEVRSDLDAKALALVIWSMLHGQRAICVAEKREEMRRQIVDCIGKMLDA